Proteins encoded in a region of the Altererythrobacter ishigakiensis genome:
- the fabF gene encoding beta-ketoacyl-ACP synthase II, whose translation MRRVVVTGLGLVTPLGGDVETSWSNLIAGKSGAGPITRFDASDQKCQIACEVKPADHPDGFDPDKRTDSKLRRQVDPFIVYGIDAAGQALEDAGLAEMDDDLKLRTGCSIGSGIGGLPGIELESVNLHERGPGRVSPHFVHGRLINLISGQVSIKYGLMGPNHAVVTACSTGAHSIGDAARMIKDGDADVMLAGGSESTINPLGVAGFAQARALNMSMNDRPTEASRPYDKDRDGFVMGEGAGVVVLEEYEHAKARGAKIYAEVVGYGLSGDAYHVTAPHPEGKGAQLAMEMALRKAGLGPGDIDYVNAHGTSTMADTIELAAVKRVLGDDLSGASMSSTKSAIGHLLGGAGAVEAVFCILAMRDQIVPPTLNLATPDEGTEGVDLVPHKAKKREVRAVLNNSFGFGGTNASLVMKQVD comes from the coding sequence ATGCGTCGTGTCGTTGTTACCGGTCTTGGCCTTGTTACCCCATTGGGGGGCGATGTTGAGACAAGCTGGAGCAATCTGATCGCTGGCAAGAGCGGAGCCGGCCCCATCACCCGCTTCGACGCTTCTGATCAGAAGTGTCAGATCGCGTGCGAGGTAAAACCGGCTGATCACCCGGATGGTTTCGATCCTGACAAGCGGACGGACAGCAAACTGCGCCGTCAGGTCGATCCTTTTATTGTTTACGGCATCGACGCAGCAGGGCAGGCATTGGAAGATGCTGGCCTTGCCGAGATGGACGATGACCTGAAGCTGCGCACCGGCTGTTCAATTGGATCGGGAATTGGCGGTTTGCCAGGGATCGAGCTTGAATCGGTCAATCTACACGAGCGCGGGCCCGGCCGGGTTAGCCCGCACTTTGTCCATGGGCGCCTGATCAATCTGATCAGCGGGCAGGTTTCGATCAAGTACGGTCTGATGGGACCAAACCATGCTGTTGTCACGGCTTGCTCTACTGGCGCGCACTCGATTGGCGACGCGGCTCGTATGATCAAGGATGGCGATGCGGATGTTATGCTTGCGGGCGGATCTGAAAGCACAATCAACCCGCTGGGCGTCGCAGGTTTTGCGCAGGCCCGCGCGCTTAACATGAGCATGAATGACCGCCCGACCGAGGCTAGTCGACCTTATGACAAGGACCGCGATGGATTCGTGATGGGCGAAGGCGCAGGTGTGGTTGTGCTTGAGGAATATGAGCATGCGAAGGCACGCGGCGCTAAGATTTACGCTGAAGTGGTTGGCTATGGCCTATCAGGCGATGCTTATCACGTCACTGCACCTCATCCCGAAGGCAAGGGCGCGCAGCTGGCCATGGAAATGGCATTGCGCAAGGCTGGGCTTGGCCCCGGCGACATCGACTATGTTAACGCCCATGGCACCTCGACCATGGCAGACACGATTGAATTGGCCGCGGTGAAGCGAGTGTTGGGTGACGATTTGAGTGGCGCTTCGATGAGCTCGACCAAGTCTGCAATCGGTCACTTGTTAGGCGGTGCGGGCGCTGTTGAAGCGGTATTTTGCATCCTTGCTATGCGCGATCAGATTGTTCCTCCGACACTTAATCTGGCTACGCCAGATGAAGGGACGGAGGGCGTTGATCTCGTCCCCCACAAGGCGAAGAAACGCGAAGTCCGCGCTGTGCTCAACAACAGCTTTGGCTTCGGCGGCACCAACGCTTCGCTAGTGATGAAGCAGGTCGATTGA
- a CDS encoding 2'-5' RNA ligase family protein: MPQPFIVTAALPQDVQAWAEGLRRAHYPAHRNKLHAHVTMFHSFAPSLFEELKDYLPRIAADFAPPRGSVAGVMDLGKGTAIALQSEDFLEIRALIAEHFHGALTAQDLYEPRPHITIQNKVSKQEARALQAELRAQIEPREFRFPALEMYIYRDGPWEAVKRCAFRGQ, encoded by the coding sequence ATGCCGCAACCTTTCATCGTCACCGCCGCGCTGCCTCAGGATGTTCAGGCATGGGCGGAGGGTTTGCGGCGGGCGCACTATCCTGCGCACCGGAACAAGCTGCACGCGCATGTCACCATGTTCCACTCTTTCGCTCCATCGCTGTTCGAGGAATTGAAGGACTATCTGCCGCGCATTGCTGCTGATTTTGCGCCGCCTCGTGGCAGCGTCGCAGGTGTCATGGACTTGGGAAAGGGGACTGCGATCGCTCTGCAAAGCGAGGATTTTCTGGAAATTCGCGCTCTTATTGCGGAACATTTCCACGGTGCATTGACCGCGCAGGACCTCTATGAACCACGCCCGCACATTACCATCCAGAACAAGGTATCAAAGCAGGAAGCGCGCGCATTGCAGGCCGAATTAAGGGCGCAGATCGAGCCACGCGAGTTCCGCTTTCCGGCTCTGGAAATGTATATCTATCGCGATGGTCCATGGGAAGCGGTGAAGCGCTGCGCATTTCGCGGGCAATAG
- a CDS encoding acyl carrier protein: MSDTADRVQKIVVEHLGVEGDKVTQEASFIDDLGADSLDIVELVMAFEEEFGVEIPDDAAEKITTVGDATKFIEDNKG, translated from the coding sequence ATGAGCGATACTGCCGACCGCGTGCAGAAAATTGTTGTCGAGCACCTTGGCGTCGAAGGCGACAAGGTAACTCAGGAAGCCAGCTTCATTGACGATCTGGGCGCTGACAGCCTTGATATCGTTGAATTGGTTATGGCGTTCGAAGAAGAATTCGGCGTTGAAATTCCCGACGATGCTGCAGAAAAGATCACCACCGTTGGTGATGCAACCAAATTCATCGAAGACAACAAGGGCTAA
- the mltG gene encoding endolytic transglycosylase MltG, producing the protein MRKLGCLVAAILAALLAGSLLLGAMLGEATVEEDTAFVIRTGSSLTSVANQLEERGLISSADGLLLHAKLFGSGDPIQAGEFALTANMSQADILRAFQSGDVIRRFITIPEGMPSVLVHERLMSEELLTGEIDVPAEGSVLPDTYDFERGENRQAVLGRMQSAMTAYLTEAWAQRGDNIAVTTPEEAVILASVVEKETGKPSERRMVAGLYSNRLKIGMRLQADPTIIYPITKGRPLGRRIRRSEIDAVNDYNTYSMAGLPKGPITNPGRESIAAVLNPAKTSALFMVADGSGGHAFAETNAEHEANVAKWRRFRSENGI; encoded by the coding sequence GTGAGAAAGCTCGGCTGCCTCGTCGCGGCCATTCTCGCGGCGCTGTTGGCAGGTTCTCTCCTGCTCGGTGCGATGCTGGGCGAGGCAACAGTTGAAGAGGACACCGCGTTTGTCATACGGACCGGTTCGTCGCTAACTTCTGTCGCAAACCAGCTTGAAGAACGAGGCCTTATCAGTTCAGCTGATGGCTTACTATTGCATGCAAAGCTGTTTGGTTCGGGTGACCCGATCCAGGCTGGTGAATTCGCACTTACCGCGAACATGAGCCAGGCAGATATTCTACGCGCATTTCAGTCAGGTGATGTGATCCGACGCTTTATCACTATCCCGGAGGGCATGCCTTCGGTGCTGGTGCATGAGCGGTTGATGTCCGAAGAATTGCTGACCGGAGAGATTGATGTCCCTGCAGAGGGATCTGTACTGCCCGACACCTATGATTTTGAGCGCGGAGAAAATCGTCAGGCCGTGCTGGGCCGGATGCAATCAGCGATGACTGCCTATCTGACCGAAGCTTGGGCCCAGCGGGGTGATAACATCGCGGTTACAACGCCAGAAGAGGCGGTGATCCTCGCTTCAGTGGTTGAGAAAGAAACAGGCAAACCGTCCGAAAGGCGCATGGTCGCAGGTTTGTATTCCAACCGACTGAAGATTGGTATGCGGTTGCAGGCCGACCCTACGATTATCTACCCGATAACCAAGGGCAGACCTTTGGGGCGACGCATTCGGCGAAGCGAAATCGACGCGGTGAACGACTATAACACTTATTCGATGGCCGGACTCCCCAAGGGGCCGATCACAAATCCGGGGCGTGAGAGCATCGCTGCCGTGCTTAACCCGGCGAAGACCAGCGCACTGTTCATGGTCGCTGATGGATCAGGCGGTCACGCCTTTGCCGAAACCAATGCAGAACATGAAGCGAATGTTGCCAAGTGGCGCCGTTTTCGCTCTGAGAACGGCATATAG